One Dictyoglomus thermophilum H-6-12 DNA window includes the following coding sequences:
- the gcvPA gene encoding aminomethyl-transferring glycine dehydrogenase subunit GcvPA, which yields MTYFPHTPQEIKEMLNTIGLESIEDLFSEIPEEIRQKAKENFKIPASPSEIDLLEEIKNIARKNIGKDYISFLGGGAYKHYIPPFVKLVSLFPTFYTAYTPYQPEISQGVLQSIFEYQSLICDLTGMEVANASLYEAGSGIAEAALMSVRITGKKEVIASSGLNPEYISVLKTYLQAQNIELKIIPLDEKGETDVDFLEKNISPKTSGVIIQNPNFFGVIETKLKDIEELIHKNNALFILSIYPISLGILKPPSEYNVDIVVGEGQSLGIPLGFGGPYLGILATKKEFIRQIPGRIVGETIDLEGERGFVNTLQTREQHIRRAKATSNICTNEALSAISAAVYMAILGKKGIKKIAEVCFSRAHYLRERMQKEVNLEITYPNSHFFNEFVIKIPENSENFLKKLEEKKILGGIPLSRFYKDRDKEILVAVTERNSLEELEYYIKSLKEVLKKN from the coding sequence ATGACGTACTTTCCTCATACTCCACAAGAAATAAAGGAGATGCTGAATACTATAGGATTAGAGTCTATAGAGGACCTTTTCTCTGAAATCCCTGAAGAGATAAGACAAAAAGCAAAAGAAAACTTCAAAATTCCAGCATCTCCCTCAGAAATCGATCTTTTAGAAGAAATAAAAAATATAGCAAGAAAAAATATTGGAAAAGACTATATTTCCTTTCTTGGCGGTGGAGCCTATAAACATTATATCCCACCCTTTGTGAAATTGGTCTCCCTCTTTCCTACATTTTATACTGCCTATACCCCTTATCAACCAGAAATAAGTCAGGGTGTATTACAATCTATCTTTGAGTATCAGAGCCTTATTTGTGATCTTACTGGAATGGAGGTAGCAAACGCCTCTTTATATGAGGCAGGTTCAGGAATAGCAGAAGCTGCTCTTATGTCAGTTAGAATCACAGGAAAAAAGGAAGTTATTGCATCTTCAGGTCTTAATCCTGAATATATCTCAGTACTTAAGACCTATCTTCAAGCCCAAAACATTGAACTTAAAATAATACCTCTTGATGAAAAGGGTGAAACAGATGTTGATTTTCTTGAAAAAAATATATCTCCTAAAACTTCTGGAGTTATAATACAAAACCCTAATTTCTTTGGAGTTATAGAGACTAAACTCAAAGATATAGAAGAACTAATTCATAAAAATAATGCCCTGTTTATTCTCTCCATATATCCTATATCTCTTGGTATTCTCAAACCCCCTTCTGAATACAATGTAGATATTGTTGTGGGAGAAGGACAATCCTTAGGAATACCATTGGGATTTGGTGGACCTTATTTAGGAATTCTTGCCACAAAAAAGGAATTTATAAGACAAATTCCAGGAAGAATAGTTGGAGAAACCATAGATCTAGAAGGTGAAAGAGGCTTTGTGAATACCCTACAAACTAGAGAACAACACATAAGAAGAGCGAAGGCCACATCAAATATATGCACAAATGAGGCCCTATCAGCTATATCTGCAGCTGTTTATATGGCAATTCTTGGAAAAAAAGGTATTAAGAAAATCGCAGAAGTCTGTTTTTCGAGGGCACATTATTTGAGAGAGAGAATGCAAAAAGAAGTAAATTTAGAAATCACATATCCAAATTCCCATTTCTTTAACGAATTTGTAATTAAAATTCCTGAAAATAGTGAGAATTTCTTGAAAAAGTTAGAAGAAAAAAAGATTTTAGGAGGAATTCCTTTATCCAGGTTTTATAAAGACAGAGATAAGGAAATACTCGTAGCGGTAACAGAAAGAAATTCTTTAGAAGAACTTGAGTATTATATAAAATCTCTTAAGGAGGTCCTTAAGAAGAATTGA
- a CDS encoding radical SAM protein, with product MKIGVSSGSLEVLKRRVVKKDSPTTLYLLVGNKCLNNCAFCIQARNMRKESFMLSRISWPPIELKELEILLSEFNPFKRICLQVTNHIGWKNNITEVINNLKKHNIPISISAPIENLEDVNFLFQKGAERINISIDAAEKELYEKIKEKNWEEKINLIKEASKNFPEKITTHIIVGLGEKENKLVELIRDLSNWRVRIALFAFTPLPGTPLENIPQPSYQKYRKIQIITYLLQNHLIDFKDLKFKDDDLILTKTIIEKTYPYFNEIFKTSGCPECNRPYYNESPRITPYNYPRDLTLKEINEIKLLLENGARVI from the coding sequence ATGAAGATTGGAGTATCTTCTGGAAGCCTTGAGGTATTAAAGAGAAGAGTAGTCAAGAAAGACTCTCCTACAACTCTCTACCTTTTAGTAGGTAATAAATGTCTTAATAATTGTGCCTTCTGTATTCAAGCAAGAAATATGAGAAAAGAAAGCTTTATGCTATCGAGAATTTCATGGCCTCCTATAGAGCTTAAAGAGCTTGAGATACTTCTATCAGAATTTAATCCTTTCAAAAGAATATGCCTACAAGTAACCAACCATATAGGATGGAAGAATAACATCACAGAGGTAATAAATAATCTTAAAAAACATAACATACCTATATCTATCTCAGCACCTATAGAAAACTTAGAGGATGTCAACTTTCTTTTTCAAAAAGGAGCAGAAAGGATAAACATATCCATAGACGCAGCAGAGAAAGAACTTTATGAAAAAATTAAAGAAAAAAACTGGGAAGAGAAAATAAACCTTATAAAAGAAGCAAGCAAAAACTTTCCCGAAAAAATAACTACCCATATTATTGTAGGTTTAGGAGAAAAAGAAAATAAATTAGTAGAGCTCATAAGAGATCTCTCCAATTGGAGAGTTAGGATTGCCCTCTTTGCCTTTACGCCTCTTCCAGGTACTCCTCTTGAGAATATACCTCAACCCTCTTATCAAAAATATAGAAAAATACAAATAATCACATATCTACTGCAAAACCATTTGATAGACTTTAAAGACTTGAAATTCAAAGATGATGACCTTATACTTACTAAAACTATCATAGAAAAAACTTACCCATATTTTAATGAAATCTTCAAAACCTCAGGTTGTCCTGAGTGCAATCGACCCTATTACAATGAAAGTCCAAGAATTACGCCTTATAATTACCCAAGAGACCTTACATTAAAAGAAATAAACGAAATTAAATTGCTTTTGGAAAATGGAGCAAGAGTTATATAA
- a CDS encoding radical SAM protein: MTIKVTPINTLPVSVTGDYCALQCEHCKGHFLKNMTPLQFLESKLQKDNNYKSILISGGYNSEGVLPLTDAKLAQIKKLKSLGYELNFHLGLVTPENIKKLKNIPDMVSFDLMLDDFVIKEIFNLKNKNSENFKESFLILNENFPVSPHILIGANYGKIQKEYEAIEFLEKIKPKKLIFIIITPLENTTFRDINLPSLKEIEELWKFTKRKLPQTNLYLGCVRPKGEYRYNVDSLALELGFKAIVNPHSDVIKNSNNTQIFEECCALL, encoded by the coding sequence ATGACCATCAAAGTAACTCCTATCAATACTCTACCTGTAAGTGTAACAGGAGATTATTGTGCTTTACAATGTGAACACTGCAAAGGACATTTTCTCAAAAATATGACTCCCTTACAGTTCTTAGAAAGTAAACTCCAAAAAGACAACAATTACAAAAGTATTCTTATAAGCGGAGGATATAATAGTGAGGGAGTACTTCCTCTTACCGATGCTAAATTAGCACAAATAAAAAAACTTAAATCTCTTGGTTATGAATTAAACTTTCACTTAGGTTTGGTAACTCCTGAGAACATTAAAAAGCTTAAAAATATCCCCGATATGGTATCCTTTGATCTCATGCTTGATGACTTTGTTATAAAAGAAATTTTTAATCTTAAAAACAAAAATAGTGAAAACTTTAAAGAATCCTTTCTAATTCTTAACGAAAACTTTCCAGTAAGTCCTCATATTTTGATTGGAGCAAATTATGGAAAAATTCAAAAGGAATATGAAGCAATAGAATTCTTAGAAAAAATAAAACCTAAGAAGCTTATATTTATCATAATCACTCCCTTAGAAAATACAACTTTTAGAGATATAAATCTTCCTTCCTTAAAAGAAATAGAAGAACTTTGGAAATTTACCAAGAGAAAACTACCCCAAACCAATCTATATTTAGGATGCGTAAGACCCAAAGGAGAATACAGATATAATGTAGACTCTCTTGCTTTAGAACTCGGCTTTAAAGCAATAGTTAATCCTCACTCTGATGTAATTAAAAATTCAAATAATACTCAAATTTTTGAAGAGTGCTGTGCCCTACTATGA
- the gcvPB gene encoding aminomethyl-transferring glycine dehydrogenase subunit GcvPB, with translation MKKKIPLIKELNNDEKPTIHLPEPLEDFLPEKILPKDLLRESLPIPQISEIEVVRHFTNLSHMGYGVDLGFYPLGSCTMKYNPKINEEIANNEYFTDLHPYTPEELSQGALEIIYKLGEALSKITGMDKFTFQPSAGAHGELTALLIIKAYLRNKGENRNIVLVPDSAHGTNPASASMAGFETIEIPSDERGLVNPNILGKYLNKNVAVLMLTNPNTLGLFEKDILKIAQMVHDEGALLYYDGANLNGIMGYARPGDMGFDAVHVNLHKTFSTPHGGGGPGAGPVGVKDFLKDYLPVPTVEYDGNKYYLNYQVPKTIGRVRTFYGNFLVMLKAYAYIRLLGDEGLKKTTEMAVLNANYLKEKLKAYFELPYPSICKHEFVLSGKNLKEKGIKVLDIAKRLLDYGVHPPTIYFPLIVEEALMIEPTETETKYTLDEFVEIIRNILKEVDENPDIVKNAPHNTPVKRLNEVYAAKVLKVNWK, from the coding sequence TTGAAAAAGAAAATACCTTTAATAAAAGAACTAAACAATGACGAGAAACCTACTATACATTTACCAGAGCCATTAGAAGATTTTTTACCTGAAAAAATACTACCCAAAGATTTGTTAAGAGAATCTCTACCCATTCCTCAGATAAGTGAGATTGAAGTAGTAAGACATTTCACAAATCTATCCCATATGGGATATGGGGTTGACCTCGGTTTTTATCCTTTAGGGTCATGTACTATGAAATATAATCCAAAAATCAACGAAGAAATTGCAAATAATGAATATTTTACTGATCTACATCCTTACACTCCTGAAGAACTATCTCAGGGAGCCCTTGAAATAATCTACAAACTTGGAGAAGCCCTTTCTAAAATAACAGGGATGGACAAATTTACATTCCAGCCTTCTGCTGGAGCCCATGGAGAATTAACAGCCCTTCTTATAATAAAAGCCTATCTAAGGAACAAAGGAGAAAATAGGAACATAGTACTTGTACCTGACTCTGCCCATGGCACAAATCCAGCAAGTGCATCAATGGCTGGATTTGAAACTATAGAAATACCATCCGATGAAAGAGGCCTTGTAAATCCAAACATTTTGGGAAAATATCTAAATAAAAATGTGGCTGTGTTAATGTTAACAAATCCTAATACTCTTGGACTTTTTGAAAAAGACATCCTTAAAATAGCTCAAATGGTTCATGATGAGGGAGCACTCTTGTACTATGATGGTGCCAATTTAAACGGAATTATGGGTTATGCTCGTCCTGGAGATATGGGGTTTGATGCGGTACATGTCAACTTACACAAAACCTTCTCTACACCCCATGGTGGGGGAGGTCCAGGTGCGGGTCCCGTAGGAGTAAAAGACTTTCTAAAAGATTACCTACCTGTTCCTACGGTAGAGTATGATGGAAACAAATACTATTTAAACTACCAGGTTCCTAAAACTATAGGACGAGTAAGAACCTTTTATGGTAACTTTCTGGTTATGCTAAAAGCTTATGCCTATATCAGGCTATTAGGAGATGAAGGTCTAAAGAAAACTACTGAGATGGCAGTGCTAAATGCAAATTATCTAAAAGAAAAATTAAAAGCTTATTTCGAACTTCCATACCCATCCATATGTAAGCATGAGTTTGTGCTATCAGGTAAAAATCTAAAAGAAAAAGGAATAAAAGTCCTTGATATTGCAAAAAGACTTTTAGACTATGGAGTACATCCCCCAACTATATATTTCCCCTTAATAGTAGAAGAGGCATTAATGATAGAGCCCACAGAAACAGAAACTAAATATACTCTTGATGAATTTGTAGAAATCATAAGAAATATTTTAAAAGAGGTCGATGAAAATCCTGATATAGTTAAGAATGCACCTCATAATACTCCTGTAAAAAGATTAAACGAAGTATATGCAGCAAAGGTACTAAAGGTAAATTGGAAATGA